A window of the Oscillospiraceae bacterium NTUH-002-81 genome harbors these coding sequences:
- a CDS encoding efflux RND transporter periplasmic adaptor subunit, whose translation MKNRRVLALGLVIVLGVSITGCSSKKQTEETAEKVNVEVQPPGSGEVALDTDYIGTVSPEQQVYVTPLVSGTVTQVNYAVGDTVQEGDVLFKIDDEAAQLQMSSAKAAYSQAAAGVTAATGGSRHLQNYQTEQSIDTLEDSLDKVRSSISDMQGQIDTLGQQQEQLTAAVQGAQGAVSTQETALIDAKAELQRIKEEAGVLKADGSDDQDVLKTLDDATRLAIETQANTVSKADLALQQAKGALSDAQSGLSQVTSGKSQLESALETAKSQKETLKDNLKTAQETYDITQDEVYPQTDATYAAQLAQAGVGVKSARYQLDFYTVTAPISGQVETVSVEKDAMAAAGNVAFVISNKNSMTVTFQVAEKVKDQLQVGDAITVERGDETFGGTITEVGTMAGAQTRLFQIKATIPGVSDKLPSGVSVKVHATTQREEGDLIIPYDAVYFSAGDAYVYCVEDGKLVKTPVTVGLMNDTQVSIADGLTADSQVVTTWSSKLRDGAEVTIVSGADSTDGSNTASTDSADSSNAATTDRDTTADNAAGDAATGDTDNSNAAAGTGTDDSNSDRKDAEAGE comes from the coding sequence ATGAAAAACAGACGTGTATTGGCACTGGGGCTGGTGATCGTGCTGGGGGTATCCATCACGGGATGCAGCAGCAAGAAACAGACCGAAGAGACAGCAGAGAAGGTAAATGTAGAGGTACAGCCCCCGGGATCCGGTGAAGTGGCACTGGATACGGACTATATAGGAACGGTCTCTCCCGAGCAGCAGGTGTATGTGACACCCCTCGTATCGGGAACGGTGACGCAGGTGAACTATGCTGTGGGAGATACCGTGCAGGAAGGCGATGTCCTGTTTAAGATTGACGATGAGGCGGCACAGCTGCAGATGAGCAGTGCGAAAGCCGCTTACAGTCAGGCCGCTGCAGGGGTAACTGCGGCCACCGGTGGATCCCGGCATCTGCAAAATTACCAGACCGAGCAGAGCATTGATACGCTGGAGGACAGTCTGGATAAGGTGCGCAGCAGCATTTCGGATATGCAGGGGCAGATCGATACGCTGGGACAGCAGCAGGAGCAGCTGACAGCGGCTGTGCAGGGTGCGCAGGGTGCGGTCAGCACACAGGAAACGGCACTGATTGATGCAAAAGCAGAGTTACAGAGAATAAAAGAGGAAGCTGGCGTATTGAAGGCAGACGGATCAGATGATCAGGATGTGTTAAAAACGCTTGATGATGCAACAAGATTGGCAATCGAAACTCAGGCAAATACGGTTTCAAAAGCGGATTTGGCATTACAACAGGCAAAAGGCGCTCTTTCCGATGCCCAGTCGGGTCTTTCTCAGGTGACCTCCGGCAAATCCCAGCTGGAATCTGCCCTGGAGACAGCCAAGTCCCAGAAGGAGACCTTAAAAGACAACCTGAAAACTGCGCAGGAGACCTACGACATCACGCAGGATGAGGTGTATCCCCAGACTGATGCCACCTATGCAGCACAGCTTGCACAGGCGGGCGTTGGGGTGAAATCCGCCCGGTATCAGCTGGATTTTTACACCGTGACGGCACCCATTTCCGGCCAGGTAGAGACGGTTTCCGTGGAAAAGGATGCCATGGCGGCAGCCGGTAACGTTGCCTTTGTTATTTCCAATAAGAATTCCATGACGGTGACCTTTCAGGTAGCTGAAAAAGTGAAGGATCAGCTGCAGGTAGGAGATGCTATTACTGTAGAGCGGGGTGATGAGACCTTTGGCGGCACCATCACAGAGGTGGGCACCATGGCCGGGGCCCAGACCAGGCTGTTCCAGATCAAAGCGACCATTCCCGGGGTCAGCGACAAGCTGCCCAGCGGCGTATCCGTAAAGGTACATGCCACAACCCAGCGGGAAGAGGGAGATCTGATCATCCCTTACGATGCGGTTTATTTTTCTGCGGGAGATGCGTATGTGTACTGCGTGGAGGACGGCAAGCTGGTGAAGACCCCGGTAACGGTAGGGCTGATGAACGACACCCAGGTGTCTATTGCAGATGGGCTGACAGCGGACAGTCAGGTGGTTACCACCTGGTCTTCCAAGCTGCGTGACGGCGCGGAAGTCACCATTGTATCCGGTGCAGACAGCACAGACGGCAGCAATACTGCATCTACAGACAGCGCAGATAGCAGCAACGCAGCTACCACAGACAGAGACACCACAGCAGACAACGCAGCCGGTGACGCTGCAACCGGCGATACTGACAACAGTAACGCCGCAGCCGGGACAGGTACAGATGACAGCAACAGTGACCGGAAAGATGCGGAGGCAGGGGAGTAA
- a CDS encoding GDSL-type esterase/lipase family protein gives MKRWKGCKVCILLAVGWLVLSAVGYMEKDDVYAGYTVDTRTTPYFELVFAGLHDGIYPWSAPQKQTVASEAETAGQGAQPGSASDQTVEAAGQPGEGGNGDAAGTAEEPPKPKEFVEVGDDYFADALFIGDSRTVGLRDYGHMDNASFFASVGLTVYDMWDKTITAKLAPGNLVTESDGTADSEAAGDGSGEDQIVSDGTDQSEEAQAALDGAEQSGEAQVATEPVVEQMTLEEVLTTRHFGKIYLQIGINEMGTGTVDTFMKKYEEAVQRIGELQPDAIIYVEAIMKVGKEKSETDPIFNNAGITERNDRIAQLADGQKIFYIDMNEVVCDEEGNLSAEESFDQLHLYGGNYGLWVDFLKTKGIEK, from the coding sequence ATGAAACGATGGAAAGGGTGTAAGGTATGCATCCTTCTGGCCGTCGGCTGGCTGGTGTTGTCGGCGGTGGGATATATGGAAAAAGATGATGTGTATGCCGGGTACACGGTGGATACCCGGACGACACCGTATTTTGAACTGGTATTTGCCGGGCTTCACGACGGTATCTACCCCTGGAGTGCACCCCAGAAGCAGACGGTGGCAAGCGAGGCAGAAACGGCGGGGCAGGGCGCACAGCCCGGCAGCGCTTCGGATCAGACGGTGGAGGCAGCCGGGCAGCCTGGCGAAGGCGGAAACGGAGATGCGGCGGGCACAGCAGAAGAACCGCCGAAACCGAAGGAATTCGTGGAGGTGGGCGACGATTATTTTGCGGACGCCCTGTTTATCGGGGATTCCCGAACGGTGGGCCTGCGGGATTACGGGCATATGGACAATGCCTCTTTCTTTGCATCGGTGGGGCTGACTGTGTACGACATGTGGGATAAGACCATCACGGCGAAGCTGGCGCCGGGGAATCTGGTAACAGAAAGTGACGGTACGGCAGACAGTGAAGCCGCAGGAGACGGCAGCGGAGAAGATCAGATAGTGTCGGATGGAACAGATCAGTCGGAGGAAGCGCAGGCAGCGTTGGACGGAGCAGAGCAGTCTGGAGAAGCCCAGGTAGCAACGGAACCGGTCGTGGAGCAGATGACATTGGAGGAGGTGCTGACCACCCGGCATTTTGGCAAGATTTATCTCCAGATCGGTATCAACGAGATGGGCACGGGTACAGTGGATACCTTTATGAAGAAATATGAAGAGGCGGTGCAGCGGATCGGGGAATTGCAGCCGGATGCAATTATCTACGTGGAGGCCATCATGAAGGTTGGAAAAGAAAAATCAGAGACAGATCCGATTTTCAATAATGCCGGGATCACCGAGCGCAATGACCGGATCGCTCAGCTGGCGGACGGGCAGAAAATTTTTTACATAGATATGAATGAAGTGGTGTGTGATGAGGAGGGCAATTTAAGTGCTGAGGAATCCTTTGATCAGCTGCATTTGTATGGCGGCAATTACGGACTTTGGGTGGATTTTTTGAAGACGAAGGGGATTGAAAAATAA
- a CDS encoding heavy metal translocating P-type ATPase, translating to MEQYNVTGMSCAACSTRVEKAVQKVPGVTSCSVSLLTNSMGVEGTASSQAIIEAVVNAGYGASLKGAAKNAGSGASDYEDMLKDKETPLLKKRLIVSLCLLIPLMYFSMGHMMWGWPLPHFFDGNHIAMGLVQLLFTVAVMVVNQKFFINGFKSLAHRAPNMDTLVALGSTAAFVYSVYALFAMTSAQVQGDAEAVMSYMHEFYFESAAMILTLITVGKMLEARSKGKTTDALKSLMKLAPKTAVVLKDGVETEIPIEQVHIGDRFVVRPGENIPVDGVVAEGTSAVNESALTGESIPVDKAPGDTVSAATLNQSGHLICEATRVGEDTTLSQIIQMVSDAAATKAPIAKVADRVSGVFVPTVITIAIITTIVWLLAGQTIGFALARGISVLVISCPCALGLATPVAIMVGNGMGAKHGTMFKTAVSLEETGKIQIVALDKTGTITSGEPRVTDILPAGGYTEKTLLAKACALEKKSEHPLSRAVLALAQERGIDGGDTEQFTAVPGNGLTGVLNGHTLAGGNLSFIEKNAAVPEDLKAQASALAEKGKTPLFFSEDGQLIGIIAVADVIKEDSPRAVKELQNMGIHVVMLTGDNERTAKAIGAEAGVDEVIAGVLPDGKEAVISRLKKKGKVAMVGDGINDAPALTSADIGIAIGAGTDIAIDAADIVLMKSRLSDVPAAIRLSRATLRNIHENLFWAFIYNIIGIPLAAGVWIPLFHLTLNPMFGAAAMSLSSFCVVTNALRLNFFKMHDASHDKPHKNALGSAPLLSGSSDTSADTGAVAANTKTSQTATDNSNDTVITLKIKGMMCGHCEAHVKSALEALDGVTEATASHEAGTAVVHLSGEVSDQTLKATIKEAGYDLKKVLR from the coding sequence ATGGAACAATATAACGTTACAGGCATGAGCTGTGCCGCCTGCAGCACCCGGGTCGAGAAGGCCGTCCAGAAGGTGCCCGGCGTCACCTCCTGCTCGGTCAGCCTGCTGACCAACTCCATGGGCGTGGAAGGCACTGCTTCCTCCCAGGCCATCATCGAGGCGGTAGTAAATGCCGGATATGGCGCTTCCCTGAAAGGCGCCGCCAAAAATGCGGGCAGCGGTGCCTCTGACTATGAAGACATGCTGAAAGATAAAGAAACCCCGCTGTTAAAAAAGAGGCTCATCGTTTCCCTCTGCCTGCTGATCCCTCTCATGTATTTTTCCATGGGACATATGATGTGGGGCTGGCCGCTGCCGCACTTCTTTGACGGCAACCACATCGCCATGGGTCTGGTACAGCTTTTGTTCACCGTGGCTGTCATGGTGGTGAACCAGAAGTTTTTTATCAACGGTTTTAAGAGCCTGGCTCACCGGGCGCCCAACATGGACACTCTCGTTGCCCTGGGTTCCACCGCCGCTTTCGTTTACAGCGTGTATGCCCTGTTCGCCATGACCAGCGCCCAGGTACAGGGAGATGCCGAGGCAGTCATGTCCTATATGCATGAGTTTTATTTTGAGTCCGCAGCCATGATCCTGACGCTGATCACTGTGGGTAAAATGCTGGAGGCCCGCTCCAAGGGAAAAACAACCGACGCACTGAAGAGCCTCATGAAGCTGGCTCCCAAGACCGCCGTTGTTTTAAAGGATGGCGTGGAGACCGAGATTCCCATTGAACAGGTACACATCGGCGACCGTTTTGTGGTACGCCCAGGTGAAAATATCCCTGTAGACGGCGTGGTTGCCGAGGGCACCAGTGCCGTCAACGAATCCGCCCTCACCGGCGAGAGCATCCCCGTGGACAAGGCCCCGGGAGATACCGTTTCTGCCGCAACTCTGAATCAGTCCGGCCATTTGATCTGCGAAGCCACCCGTGTGGGTGAGGACACCACTCTGTCCCAGATCATCCAGATGGTCAGCGACGCCGCTGCCACCAAAGCCCCCATCGCCAAAGTGGCTGACCGGGTATCCGGCGTTTTCGTTCCTACCGTAATTACCATTGCCATCATTACCACCATCGTGTGGCTGCTAGCCGGACAAACCATTGGTTTCGCCCTGGCAAGAGGCATTTCCGTTCTCGTCATCAGCTGCCCCTGCGCCCTGGGTCTTGCCACCCCGGTTGCCATCATGGTAGGCAACGGCATGGGCGCCAAGCACGGCACCATGTTCAAAACCGCCGTTTCTCTGGAAGAGACCGGCAAGATCCAGATCGTTGCCCTGGATAAAACAGGCACCATCACCAGCGGTGAACCCCGGGTAACCGACATTCTTCCCGCTGGCGGCTATACCGAAAAAACCCTTCTCGCCAAAGCCTGCGCACTGGAAAAGAAAAGTGAACACCCGCTGTCCCGGGCTGTCCTGGCCCTGGCACAGGAGCGGGGCATTGACGGCGGAGACACCGAGCAGTTTACAGCTGTTCCCGGCAACGGCCTCACCGGTGTGTTAAACGGCCATACCCTGGCAGGCGGTAATCTTTCCTTCATCGAGAAAAATGCTGCCGTGCCGGAAGACCTGAAAGCACAGGCCAGCGCCCTGGCAGAAAAAGGCAAGACACCGCTGTTTTTCAGTGAGGATGGGCAGCTCATCGGTATCATTGCCGTGGCTGACGTGATCAAAGAGGACAGCCCCCGGGCCGTGAAAGAATTACAGAACATGGGCATCCATGTGGTAATGCTCACAGGCGATAACGAGCGCACCGCCAAAGCCATCGGCGCGGAGGCCGGTGTAGATGAAGTCATCGCCGGGGTACTGCCGGACGGCAAAGAGGCGGTCATCAGCCGTCTGAAAAAGAAGGGCAAGGTTGCCATGGTAGGCGACGGCATCAACGATGCACCTGCCCTGACCTCCGCTGACATCGGTATCGCCATCGGCGCCGGAACCGACATCGCCATCGATGCCGCTGACATCGTGCTCATGAAGAGCCGCCTGTCCGACGTGCCCGCTGCTATCCGGCTGAGCCGCGCTACCTTACGCAACATCCATGAGAACCTGTTCTGGGCCTTTATTTACAATATCATCGGTATCCCGCTGGCTGCCGGTGTGTGGATTCCGCTGTTCCACCTGACCCTGAACCCCATGTTCGGTGCCGCAGCCATGAGCCTTTCCAGCTTCTGCGTGGTTACCAACGCCCTGCGCCTGAATTTCTTCAAGATGCATGACGCCAGCCACGACAAGCCCCATAAAAACGCCCTGGGAAGCGCCCCGTTACTCAGCGGTTCATCCGATACCAGTGCCGATACAGGCGCAGTTGCTGCAAATACCAAAACATCACAGACTGCAACAGACAACAGCAACGACACCGTCATTACCCTGAAAATCAAAGGAATGATGTGCGGCCACTGCGAAGCCCATGTGAAATCCGCCCTGGAGGCATTGGACGGTGTAACAGAAGCTACTGCCAGCCACGAGGCAGGCACCGCCGTTGTGCACCTGTCCGGGGAAGTCTCCGACCAGACACTGAAAGCGACCATCAAAGAAGCTGGATATGATTTAAAGAAAGTGTTACGATAA
- a CDS encoding metal-sensing transcriptional repressor: MSEQIQSPATPQEKVCCCCGDTHAKTKERTDKERRDLMNRLKRIEGQVRGIQNMLENDAYCADILVQVAAVNAALNSFNKVLLANHVRTCVADNIRQGNDEVIEELVTLLQKLMR, translated from the coding sequence ATGAGTGAACAAATACAATCCCCGGCAACACCGCAGGAAAAAGTCTGTTGCTGCTGCGGTGACACACACGCAAAGACAAAGGAGCGCACCGACAAGGAACGGCGCGACCTGATGAACCGCCTGAAACGCATCGAGGGCCAGGTGCGCGGCATTCAGAACATGCTGGAAAATGACGCCTACTGCGCTGACATCCTCGTGCAGGTGGCCGCCGTCAACGCAGCGCTGAACAGCTTCAACAAGGTGCTCCTTGCCAATCATGTGCGCACCTGCGTGGCTGATAATATCCGCCAGGGCAACGATGAAGTCATCGAAGAGCTGGTGACACTTCTGCAAAAACTGATGCGCTAA
- a CDS encoding cation transporter: MTEITVGVEGMMCGHCEAHVNDTVRAAFPSVKKVTSSHSKGQTVILTEEDIPEDKLRETIDKTGYTVTSVSAKPYEKKGLFGFRK; this comes from the coding sequence ATGACAGAAATTACAGTTGGTGTAGAAGGTATGATGTGTGGACATTGCGAGGCGCACGTAAACGATACGGTGAGAGCCGCATTCCCGTCCGTGAAGAAGGTAACCTCTTCCCACAGCAAGGGACAGACCGTGATCCTCACCGAGGAGGATATCCCGGAGGACAAGCTGCGCGAAACCATTGACAAGACCGGGTACACCGTAACCTCTGTTTCCGCCAAGCCCTATGAGAAAAAAGGGCTGTTCGGATTCCGCAAGTAA
- a CDS encoding efflux RND transporter permease subunit: protein MDLTKFSLKRPVTTLLVVLALAVFGISSLMGLRLELMPDMDMPMMLVMTIYPGADPESVEELVSSQIEGKVGSLSGVDSVTTYSQENSSMVLLQYDYSTDTNDAYLDLRAALDSIETSLPDDCQTPVVMKMDVNAMPSIMYSLSTTDGSDVVSLANEDIVPELEAIGSVASVEVSGGRENYVQVLLDEDAMNQYGLTMSSIAQYIATTDFTIPIGSLEQGSQSISAISSADVENVEDLKNIPLFTSTGSLVHLSDVAEVQWAEKDPDSISRYNGEETLTVSITKNQSASTLGMVRDVKNVMRQMEDSHPGLVATASYDASDMILQSASSVGSTLLMGVILSMIVLFIFFGDWKASLIVGSAMPISLLVTVIVMAVAGFSLNIITLGALVIAIGMMVDSSSVVLENCFRSKDKKLHFKDAALVGAQGVASSIVASTITTVVVYLPLCLQDGLAGQIFGQLGYTIIIAMLASLVSALTLVPLFFWIFQPREKKELKINSLLDRIKGKYEKMERKLLYRKKLSMAVAVFLLVAAFALVGLMKVELMPSIDEGMVSVEATFRSGTKVSEVDARMQELEAMVAAHPDVESYTLTSSKGSGSISVNLKDKRKMSSQEVADQWMEETKDMTGIQLDISVSSQMSSMMATGSGASVTLSSTNLDDLKEAVALVEENAWDIPGVLNVSSDAGESATQIKVLIDPLQAMAHGMTPVQAAGGLYSMISGTEAMKITSNGDEYSVMLEYPEGTYTNASTLLDASVGGVPLSEMATLQYTDSQQTVMKSDGKYQTTITAACVSGNTDAVEEKLDALVTGLQLPDAVEQAEDTMDQMMRENFTALGKAIAAAIFLVFLVMAMQFESPKYSLMVMLSIPFSLIGSFGLLFLSGQSLTMTSLMGIMMLVGIVVNNGILYVDGVNALINEDGLSLDDALIESAKTRLRPILITTLTTVISMVPMSLGIGTGTEMMQGMGIIIIGGLIASTLLILILLPVFYRMVYGKEKKEKRKRIGKRRKPKNGATEAGNGKRTETEGQSSL from the coding sequence ATGGATTTGACAAAATTTTCCTTAAAACGGCCTGTCACAACGCTTCTGGTGGTGCTGGCGCTGGCCGTATTCGGTATTTCCTCCCTGATGGGACTTCGGCTGGAGCTGATGCCGGACATGGATATGCCGATGATGCTTGTAATGACCATTTATCCGGGAGCGGATCCGGAGTCGGTGGAGGAGCTGGTCAGCTCCCAGATTGAGGGAAAAGTGGGATCGTTGAGTGGTGTGGATTCCGTGACAACCTATTCCCAGGAAAACAGCTCCATGGTTTTGTTACAGTATGATTACAGCACCGATACCAACGACGCGTATCTGGATCTGCGGGCGGCTCTGGATTCCATAGAGACATCGCTGCCGGATGACTGCCAGACACCTGTCGTCATGAAAATGGATGTCAATGCCATGCCCAGCATCATGTACTCTCTGAGTACCACGGACGGCAGTGATGTGGTTTCCCTGGCCAATGAGGATATCGTGCCGGAGCTGGAAGCCATCGGTTCTGTTGCCAGCGTGGAGGTCAGCGGTGGCCGGGAAAATTATGTGCAGGTGCTGCTGGATGAGGATGCAATGAACCAGTATGGCCTGACCATGAGCAGCATTGCCCAGTATATTGCGACGACAGATTTTACCATCCCCATCGGCTCTCTGGAGCAGGGCAGTCAGTCTATCAGTGCCATCAGTTCAGCAGATGTGGAGAATGTGGAGGATCTGAAAAACATCCCGCTGTTTACCTCCACCGGCAGTCTGGTACATTTGTCTGATGTGGCAGAGGTGCAGTGGGCGGAAAAAGATCCCGACAGTATCAGCAGGTACAACGGAGAAGAGACACTGACCGTCAGCATTACCAAGAACCAGAGCGCCAGCACGTTAGGCATGGTGCGGGATGTGAAAAACGTGATGCGGCAGATGGAGGACAGTCACCCCGGTCTGGTGGCCACTGCTTCCTATGACGCATCCGACATGATTTTACAGTCGGCAAGCTCCGTGGGGAGTACGCTGCTCATGGGTGTGATCCTGTCCATGATCGTACTGTTCATTTTCTTCGGCGACTGGAAAGCCAGCCTCATTGTCGGAAGCGCCATGCCCATTTCTCTGCTGGTGACGGTTATCGTCATGGCAGTGGCAGGCTTTTCGTTGAACATCATTACCCTGGGGGCACTGGTTATTGCCATTGGTATGATGGTAGACAGCTCCAGTGTGGTGCTGGAAAACTGCTTCCGGTCGAAGGATAAAAAGCTGCATTTCAAGGATGCGGCGCTGGTGGGCGCCCAGGGCGTTGCCAGCTCCATCGTGGCATCTACCATCACCACGGTAGTTGTGTACCTGCCCCTTTGTCTGCAGGACGGTCTGGCAGGACAGATTTTCGGACAGCTGGGCTACACGATCATCATTGCCATGCTGGCATCCCTGGTGTCCGCACTTACTCTGGTGCCGCTGTTCTTCTGGATATTCCAGCCGAGGGAAAAGAAAGAACTGAAAATCAACAGTCTTTTGGATCGGATCAAGGGAAAATATGAAAAAATGGAGCGAAAACTGCTGTACCGGAAAAAGCTGAGTATGGCAGTGGCGGTATTTCTTCTGGTGGCAGCCTTTGCCCTGGTAGGACTCATGAAGGTGGAACTGATGCCTTCCATAGATGAAGGGATGGTCTCTGTGGAGGCAACCTTCCGTTCCGGTACAAAAGTATCTGAGGTGGATGCCCGGATGCAGGAGCTGGAAGCGATGGTGGCCGCCCACCCGGATGTGGAGAGCTACACCCTGACATCCTCCAAGGGCTCCGGCAGTATTTCCGTCAATCTGAAGGATAAGCGGAAAATGTCCAGCCAGGAGGTGGCAGACCAGTGGATGGAGGAGACAAAGGATATGACCGGTATCCAGCTGGATATTAGCGTCAGCAGTCAGATGTCTTCCATGATGGCCACCGGTTCGGGCGCTTCCGTGACGCTGTCCTCAACGAACCTGGACGATCTGAAAGAGGCGGTAGCTCTTGTGGAGGAAAATGCCTGGGATATCCCCGGTGTGCTGAACGTGTCCTCTGATGCGGGTGAGAGTGCTACCCAGATCAAAGTGCTCATCGATCCTCTGCAGGCCATGGCCCACGGCATGACACCGGTACAGGCAGCTGGCGGTCTTTACAGCATGATCAGCGGAACCGAGGCCATGAAAATCACATCCAACGGCGACGAATACAGCGTCATGCTGGAATATCCCGAGGGGACTTATACCAATGCAAGCACGCTTTTAGACGCGTCCGTGGGCGGCGTACCGCTGTCGGAGATGGCAACGCTGCAGTACACGGATTCTCAGCAGACGGTCATGAAATCCGATGGAAAATATCAGACAACGATCACCGCGGCCTGCGTATCGGGCAATACCGATGCGGTGGAGGAAAAACTGGACGCGCTGGTGACCGGGCTGCAGCTGCCGGATGCGGTGGAGCAGGCAGAGGACACCATGGATCAGATGATGCGGGAAAACTTTACCGCTCTTGGCAAAGCCATTGCGGCAGCAATTTTCCTCGTTTTCCTTGTGATGGCTATGCAGTTTGAATCCCCGAAATATTCCCTGATGGTCATGCTCAGCATCCCGTTCAGCCTGATCGGCTCCTTTGGGTTACTGTTCCTGTCGGGACAGTCACTGACCATGACCTCCCTTATGGGTATCATGATGCTGGTAGGTATCGTGGTAAACAATGGTATTCTGTATGTGGATGGCGTCAATGCCCTGATCAATGAGGATGGCCTGTCGCTGGACGATGCCCTCATCGAGAGTGCCAAGACGAGATTGCGCCCGATTCTGATCACCACCCTGACTACCGTGATTTCCATGGTGCCCATGTCGCTGGGCATCGGTACCGGCACGGAAATGATGCAGGGCATGGGCATCATTATCATCGGCGGCCTGATCGCTTCTACTCTGCTGATCCTGATCCTTCTGCCGGTGTTCTACCGCATGGTATACGGGAAAGAGAAGAAGGAAAAACGCAAAAGAATCGGAAAAAGGAGGAAGCCAAAGAATGGAGCCACAGAAGCCGGAAACGGAAAACGAACTGAAACCGAAGGTCAGAGCTCTTTATGA
- a CDS encoding MBOAT family O-acyltransferase, with protein sequence MIYYLAQPRYRNALLLVGSFVFYASGRVEHAALLAVCVLVNFWCARRMEKQEKGRKLWLWAALTYDFSVLIFFKYTGLAGALPLGISFYTFQITGYMIDVYRKKFPAEQSLLKLGTYLTMFSQLASGPIVNYGEVREALGKRELSAEGLEEGLRMLILGLGAKVLVADRIGLLWNDIQTIGFASISTPLAWMGAFGYSLELYFDFAGYSMMAIGIGKMLGFAIPENFHFPYMSKSVTEFWRRWHITLGRWFREYVYIPLGGNRKGKARTFLNLIVVWSLTALWHGSKLNFLIWGGALLALMLVEKLFLFRFLDKSKVIGHLYVLFFLPLTWVAFAITDVQQLGVYITRLFPFFGAGAAGAQPLDYVQKWQSYWPLFVVGVLFSTPLPARLFEKIREKWTGAVCIVAVLAASVYYMTVSANNPFLYFSF encoded by the coding sequence ATGATATATTATCTCGCGCAGCCCAGATACCGGAACGCGCTGCTGCTGGTGGGCAGCTTCGTGTTCTACGCTTCAGGGCGGGTGGAGCATGCGGCGCTGCTGGCGGTGTGCGTGCTGGTGAATTTCTGGTGTGCTCGCCGGATGGAGAAACAGGAGAAGGGCAGGAAGTTGTGGTTATGGGCTGCACTTACTTATGATTTCAGTGTGCTGATCTTCTTCAAATATACAGGGCTGGCCGGGGCGCTGCCGCTGGGTATCAGCTTTTATACGTTTCAGATCACCGGCTATATGATCGATGTCTACCGGAAAAAGTTCCCGGCGGAGCAGTCGCTGTTAAAGCTGGGCACGTATCTGACCATGTTTTCGCAGCTGGCCTCCGGCCCCATCGTGAATTACGGGGAAGTCCGGGAGGCGCTGGGGAAACGGGAGCTGTCGGCGGAGGGGCTGGAAGAGGGCTTGCGCATGCTGATCCTGGGACTGGGAGCGAAGGTGCTGGTGGCAGACCGGATCGGCCTTTTGTGGAACGACATCCAGACCATCGGCTTTGCCAGCATTTCCACACCGCTGGCGTGGATGGGGGCGTTTGGCTACTCGCTGGAGCTGTATTTTGATTTCGCGGGTTATTCCATGATGGCCATAGGCATCGGCAAAATGCTGGGGTTTGCCATCCCGGAGAACTTTCATTTCCCGTATATGTCCAAATCCGTTACAGAATTCTGGCGGCGGTGGCACATTACCCTGGGCCGCTGGTTCCGGGAGTATGTATATATCCCCCTGGGGGGTAACCGGAAAGGGAAGGCGCGGACGTTCCTGAATCTGATCGTGGTATGGAGCCTGACGGCGCTGTGGCACGGCTCGAAGCTGAATTTTCTCATCTGGGGCGGTGCGCTGCTGGCACTGATGCTGGTGGAAAAGCTGTTTTTGTTCCGGTTCCTGGATAAAAGTAAGGTCATCGGGCACCTGTATGTGCTCTTTTTCCTGCCGCTGACGTGGGTGGCTTTTGCCATCACGGATGTGCAGCAGCTGGGCGTGTATATTACGCGGCTGTTTCCGTTTTTCGGGGCGGGTGCTGCGGGGGCGCAGCCATTGGATTACGTGCAGAAATGGCAGTCCTACTGGCCGTTGTTTGTGGTGGGCGTGTTGTTTTCCACGCCGCTTCCGGCCCGGCTGTTTGAGAAAATCCGGGAAAAATGGACAGGTGCGGTGTGCATCGTGGCGGTGCTGGCGGCGTCGGTTTACTATATGACCGTGTCGGCCAATAATCCGTTCCTGTATTTTAGCTTTTAA